The following are encoded together in the Panicum virgatum strain AP13 chromosome 6K, P.virgatum_v5, whole genome shotgun sequence genome:
- the LOC120712666 gene encoding 2-oxoglutarate-dependent dioxygenase 19-like, translating to MAETPLHHSTDPFTDGEHNEHDPAVPASDAATCGADGGGILVVDFDVLVNGAADRRARAIRDLGRACEDWGFFMVVNHGVPEELKEATMETCRELFSLPEEEKVEYLEAGPMDPVRIGTGFFSVVDGVRYWRDYLKMFAHPELHCPANPPKLRDVAAEYSAKKRALMLVLARAISESLGLDGGRIPEAMGLESCFQILVANHYPPCSGPGGAGMGLPAHSDHGFLTLLFQNGVDGLQVERGGRWRLAKPLPGAFFVIAGDQLEIVSNGRYKGALHRAVVGGERARMSVVSMISPCLDAVVAPVLELVPDGRGLEFRGVRYRDYMEHQQSNKLYGKAALDIARVKRDIAA from the exons ATGGCGGAAACTCCTCTGCATCACTCCACCGATCCGTTCACAGACGGCGAGCACAATGAGCACGACCCTGCCGTGCCCGCGTCGGACGCCGCAACAtgcggcgcggacggcggcggcatcctCGTCGTCGATTTCGACGTCCTCGTCAACGGCGCCGCCGATCGACGGGCGCGGGCCATCCGGGACCTCGGCCGCGCGTGCGAGGACTGGGGCTTCTTCATG GTGGTCAACCATGGGGTGCCCGAGGAGCTCAAGGAGGCAACAATGGAGACGTGCAGGGAGCTGTTCAGCTTaccggaggaggagaaggtggaGTACTTGGAGGCCGGGCCGATGGATCCTGTCCGAATCGGGACGGGCTTCTTCTCCGTCGTCGACGGCGTCAGGTACTGGAGGGACTACCTGAAGATGTTCGCgcaccctgagctccactgcCCTGCAAATCCACCAAAATTAAG GGACGTTGCTGCCGAGTACTCGGCCAAGAAGAGAGCCCTGATGCTGGTGCTCGCCAGGGCGATCTCCGAGAGCTTGGGCCTCGACGGCGGTCGAATTCCGGAGGCCATGGGCCTCGAGTCGTGCTTCCAGATCCTCGTCGCCAACCACTACCCGCCGTGCTCCGGTCCGGGCGGCGCGGGCATGGGGCTGCCCGCGCACTCGGACCACGGCTTCCTCACCCTGCTCTTCCAGAACGGCGTCGACGGGCTCCAGGTCgagcgcggcgggcggtggcgcctCGCTAAGCCCCTCCCCGGCGCGTTCTTCGTCATCGCCGGCGACCAGCTGGAG ATCGTGAGCAACGGGAGATACAAGGGCGCGCTCCACCGCGcggtggtcggcggcgagcgcgcgaggATGTCCGTGGTGAGCATGATCTCGCCGTGCCTGGACGCCGTGGTCGCACCGGTCCTGGAGCTGGTACCCGACGGCCGGGGCCTCGAGTTCCGGGGCGTCAGGTACCGGGACTACATGGAGCATCAGCAGAGCAACAAGCTCTACGGGAAGGCAGCGCTGGACATCGCCCGGGTGAAGCGTGACATCGCAGCCTGA